The Streptomyces sp. WZ-12 genome segment TAGGCCGTGTACTCGGTGTCCGGCAACGGCCAGTCCGGCTCGTCGCGCCACTGATCGGTGCCCATGACGAACAGGCGCACCGGTTCCCCGCCGTCCAACGCGTCCGCCCGCCCCTTCAACCACCGGTCGAAGAACGCGATCTGCGGCCCGGTCAGCAGCGCGGCATCCGTGCTCGCCGTGATCCCGAAGCCGCGGTCGGGGAAGTAGCCGAGGAACCCACTGGGGTTGTGGCTCCACGGGCCGATGATCAGCCGTTGGCCTGCGCGCGCCTGCGCCGATCCGGCGCGCGCCTTCATCTCGGTGTAGGCCCGCAGGGTCTCACCGATGAACACGTCGTACCAGCCGCCGATGTGCAGCGCCGGCGTCGTGATCGACTCGACCGCGTCCAGCGCGGCGACCTGCGCCCAGGCTTCATCACGGCTGGCGTGCCCGATCGCGGTGTCGGCGATCCACGGCAGGTACTTGGCGATCAGCGGGTGCTCGGCAACCGGGGTGTGCTCGGTCAGCAGCGTGCGGTCCGCCAAGGAGGCGGCCAACTGCGGGATGTCCAAACCCGCTTCGCGTCCCTCGACAACGGCGCGCCGGGCCTCGTTGAGGGACATCATCGTCGCCCAGGCAAGCGTCGTGTCCAGCGACAGGGCGCCACCGCGGGAGTGCCACGGCGCCCGGTAGAGGTCGGCGGAGGTCACCGCGGGAGCGATCGCCTTGAGCGCCGGCACGCCGGTCGCGGCGGCCTGCCACTGCACGAACCCGAGGTAGGACGGTCCCCACATGCCCACGTTGCCGTTGCACCATTCCTGGCCCGCCAGCCACGAAACCGCCTCGGCGCCGTCCGCCGCGTCGTGGACGTGGGGAACGAAGATCCCGTCCGAGCCGAAGGTTCCCCGACAGTCCTGGAAGACCACGGCATACCCGGCGCGCATCATCGCGAACAGGTTCGGGGAGGTGCCCCCCAACTGCCCGATCGTCTCCTTGCCGTAGGGCGTACGCACCAGCAGTACCGGCACCGGCTCCGGCGTCACCGGCCGCCAGACATTGGTCGCCAGCTCGGTACCGTCCGTCATCCGTACCGGAACGTCAAAAGCCACATCGAACCGCATCGTTCACCTGCCTGTCTCACACCGTCTCAAGTACACGCTGTTCTCAAGTACACGCTGTCTCAAGTAATCGGCCCCTTGGAGCAGGCAGGCTAGGCGAGAACTCCCCTGCCAAGTGGTGGGAATCTCCCGCCACTTGGCGAGAGGCGAGCCCCGCAGGCGAAGCTACAGTTCCTTGCGCGAGGCGCGCCCCACTGGTCGGCTGCCTGCGTGAGCACCGGACCACGCGCCCTTGGCAGCACACCTACCTCTCCGGCCGCCGGCCGTTCCGACCAGAAGGCCGTGGAGATCCTCGGCGTACGTGCCGGCACCGCCGGTTCCCGGAAGCACGGTGCCCGGGCCAAGCCGCGCACCCGGCGAGCGGCAAAAGCGATCGGTCGGGCAGGCCGGGGGCACCCGGCTCGCCCGGGATTGAAGGTGACCTGTGATCGAACTACGGCTCAACGACAACGAACTGAGTCCGCTGGCCGCGTTGCTGGCCCAGATGGGACTCGGCGACGCCTTCCACGGCGACGCGACGCTACACGGGACCGACCCCGTCATCCGCTCCCCGCACCGCCTCGGCGAGGCCTCCGCCACAGCCCAACTCGCCATCGGTGCCGCGGTGTCCGCGATCTGGGAGCGGCGCACCGGCCAGATCGGCGACGTGGAGATCGACATCGAGCACGCCCTGCACTACCTGCACCCCACGCACTTCGTCCGCCAGTCCGGCCACGCCATCGACGTGGGTGCCGAACGCGTCGCGGCCAACGGCCTGTTCGCGTGCGCCGATGACCGCTACGTGATGCTGGAGGCGGGACCCCCCTACGCCAAGCTGCTGGACGGCTACCTGAACTTCTTCGACTGCGGCAACAACCGCGCGGCCCTCGCCCGCGAAGTCGCCCGCTGGCACTCCGAAGACCTGGAGGAGGCCCTCACTGCGGCGGGCCTGCCCTGCTGCCGAGCCTTCACCAGGGAGCAGTGGCTGGAGCATCCGCAGGGCCGGCTGCTCCAGCGCACTCCCGTCGTGGAGATTGTGAAGATCGCCGACACCGCCCCCGTGCCGTGGACGCCGACGGCCGCCTCCCCCCTCGACGGGCTGCGCGTTCTGGACTTCACCCACGTCCTCGCCGGTCCGCGCAGCGCACGGACCCTCGCCGAATACGGCGCCGAGGTGCTCCACATCAGCGCCCCGCAGTACCCGGACACCATGGCCCAGCACCTTGGCGTCGACGTCGGCAAGCACTGCGCGTACCTCGACCTGCGCGAGCCCGCCCAGCTCAGCCGCATGCGGGAACTGGCCGCCGAAGCAGACGTGTTCACCACTACTTGGCGCCCGGACGTCAATGACCGGTTCGGCCTCACCCCCGCCCAACTCGCGGCCGGAAGTACGCACGGCATCGTGTACATGAGCGCCAACGCCTACGGCCACCAGGGCCCTTGGGCCCGCCGGCCAGGATTCGACCAGAACGGGCAGGTCGCTTCCGGCTTCGCCGCGCGCGAGGGGGCGCCGGGGAGGCCCCGCTTCTCCCCCGTCTTCTACCTGGCCGACCTGATCACCGGATACCTGGCCGCCGCGGGCATGATGGCCGCCCTGCTGCGCCGGTCCGTGGAGGGCGGTTCCTACCACGTGCGGCTCTCCCTCACCCGCAGCGCGATGTGGGTACAGGAACTCGGCCTCATCGACGAACAACTCCTCGCGGGTGTGTCCGAGAAGGACACCCACCCAGCGCGGACGGTCACCTTCGACACCGCCTACGGCGCCGTCACCAACCTCGCCCCGCCGTTGGCCTTCTCCAACCTGCCGCTGCCGCGCGCCGAACGACTCGTCCCCTACGGCGCCGACCCGGCGCTCTGGAAACCCCGAACCGGCTGACGGCACCGACGACGGAGCACCGTCACCGACTCGCCGATCCTCCTCGTGATTCAGACCTGGTTGTTCCACATCCGGAACATCGTGCACTTGGCGTTCTTGTCGAAGGTCACGGTCCAGAGGTTGGCGAAGGTGCCCAGTTCCGTGTAGCGGCCGATGCCCTCGATCGCGGCGGTGTCGCCGTTGAGGGTGAGGAGGGACCACTCGAACTCCCAGCCGCCCTCCTGCCACGGTGCGCGACCGAGCCAGCCGTCGATGATCGCCTCGCGGCCGAACCAGTCGGTCTCGTATGGCCATTCGTGGTATTCGGCCCGCGCGGTGAACAGTGCGGCGATGTCCTTCCTACTGTTGGTGGTCCAGGCCCGCACGTACCCTCCGACCCAGTCGCGCACCTGCTGTTCGGTCACCATCGGTGCTGCCTTTCCGTGACGCATGTACCGGGTCCTCAGCCTTGGGCCGTGGGCCGGACGACGAGTTCGTTGACGTCCACGTCGGCGGGCTGACTGAGGGCGTAGAGGATCGCTTCGCCGATCGCCGCGGCGGGGATCGCGATGCCCATCTGCTCCCGCACCGCGTCCTTGACCACGCTGTCGCCGATCGACCAGGTCAGCTCGCTGTGGGTCAGGCCCGGGCTGATCACGGTGACCCGCAGCTCCCGGCTCTCCTGGCGCAGTCCCTCCGACAGGGCGCGGACGGCGTGTTTGGTGGCGCTGTAGACGGCCGCGGTCGGGTCGACCCGCAGCCCTGAGACGGAGGAGAGGTTCACGATGTGCCCGCTGCGCTGGGCTTGCATGAGCGGCAGGACGGCGGCGATGCCGTGCAGGACCCCGCGCAGGTTCACGTCGATCATGCGGTTCCATTCATCGACCCTCAGCGCGTCCAGGCGCGACAACGGCATGATGCCGGCGTTGTTGACCAGGACGTCGACGCGCCCGTATCGGTCGTGCGCGGCCGCGACGAAGGACCGCACGCTGGCCTGGTCGGTCACGTCCAACTCATGCGGGAGCGTGCTGCCGCCGCGGGCCTCGATGTCCTTGGCGAGGGCGGCCAGGCGGTCGGTGCGCCGCGCCCCGAGAACCACGTGGTGGCCCGCGGCGGCGAGCCGTCTGGCGGTGGCCTCGCCGATACCGCTGCTGGCCCCGGTGATCAGGACCACCTTCGAGGCGACCGTGGTGGACGGGTTGGACATGGGATTCCCTTCGAGGTACGAGGCGTCGACGGCCGCGTGGTGCGTCGGCCGGCCGGTGTCACCAGGATGTGCCCGATCGCGCGCGGGCGGCAGGACGGGTCTTCCTGGGTGCGCCGCTCCTAGGAACCGCGGCGTACGATCCCGGCATGAGTGGCAATGAACTGGGGGAATTCCTGCTGGCCCGGCGCTCCCGGGTCAGCCCGGCCGACGCCGGACTTCCGCGCTCACGAGGCCGCCGCGTCAGCGGACTGCGGCGCGAGGAGGTGGCCGTCCTGGCGGGTGTCAGCGCGGACTACTACGCCCGGTTGGAACAGGGCCGTGAGCGGCATCCCTCCGGCCAGGTCGTCGACGCCCTCGCGCGGGCCCTGCACCTGGATTCCGACGCCTGCTGGCACGCCTACCGCCTGGCCGGGCTCGTTCCCAGCGCCCAGGGCCCCGTCTCGGACGAGGAGCGCGTCGCCCCCGAACTGCTGCGGCTGATGGACGCCTTCCCGACGGCAGTGGCCTACGTGGTCAACCGGCGCCTGGACGTCCTCGCCTCGAACGCACTCGCCGACGCCCTGCTCTCCCCGCTCACGGACCCGCGCGGCATGGTCCGTTCACTGTTCTGCGACCCCGCGGCCCGGGACCTGTTCGTCGACTGGCACGCCGTGGCCCGCGACACCGTCGCCGCGCTACGACTGGCCCACGGCCACGACCGGCACGACCCCCGCATGTCCGCCCTGATCGAGGGCCTGCTCGCGCAGAGCGAGGAGTTCGCCGCACTGTGGAACCATCAGGACGTCGGTCGCCTGGGCAGCAAGACCAAGACCTTCCGCCATCCGCAGGCGGGTCAACTGACGCTCGCATACCAGACGTTCGAGGTTCAGGACGCGCCCGGCCAGTGCCTCCTGGTCGGCACCGCAGAGCCGGGAAGCCCGGACGCCCGCCGCCTGGCCCTGCTTGGCTCCCACCGCGCCGAAGCGGACGAGAGCGTCACCGTCGGCCGGCGGTAACGGAAGTTCCCGCCGCTCGTCGAAACCTCTCGCGCAGTGGCCGTCACGTCAGCCGTCGTCGATCTCCCGAGGAGGGTCGGTGACCCTGCTCCCCTCCAGCACGCCCCTGCGCGGCACCCCGGGCCTGGGCGTCTACCCCACCATGACGCCGGGAGCGGAGCCGCATCGAAGCCGCCCCGCATTCGCGGCCAGCGTGAAGCGAACTCGGCGTCGAGACACGGAACTTGAAGGGCGAGATACGTGAAGATCCGCACAGCGGTGGAGGCAAAGGGGGCGGCGTGCGTGGATCCGGAAGGAAGCGGTGATGGACGACAACGTGGTGCGGGGTGTGGTGGCCGACGGCTTCGAGTCGGTGCGTGAGGAGTTCGCCGCGGTCGTGGCCGGGGAGGACGGCGACTACGCCGCGCAGCTCGTGGCCTACCGGCACGGGGAACGGGTCGTCGACCTGTGGACGGGGCCGGGGATCACCGGGGATTCACTGTTCGGCGCGTACTCCGCGTCCAAGGGCGCCACGCACCTGGTCGTCGCCTCACTCGTCCAAGAAGGCGTGTTGGACCTGGAGCAGAAGGTCAGCCACTACTGGCCGCAGTTCGCGGTGAAGGGCAAAGGAGACCTGGTTCTGCGGGAGTTGCTGGCGCACCGGGCCGGCCTCGTCGGGGCAGAGGCAGGGTTCACGGTCGAGGAACTCGCCGATGACCAGCACGTCGCCGAGCGCCTCGGTGCGCAGCGCCCGTACTGGCGGCCCGGTGCCGCGTTCGGCTACCACGCGCTGGTGATGGGGGCACTGAGTGGCGAGGTGGTGCGCCGCGCCACCGGGCGTAGCGTCCAGGAGCTGTTCGCCGAGCGGATCCGCGAGCCGTACGGGGTTGACTTCCACCTCGGGCTGCCGCAGGAACAAGAACCCCGGTTCCTCAGCGCCCAACCGATGGCGGCGACTCCCGAGCGACTGGCCCTGCTGGCAGCGTCCGCGAGCGGCCCGAACAGCCTGTCCGGCATCGCCTTCAACCGCCATCACCCGCAGAACCCGCAGGTGTGGGAGCTGCCGAACTTCCAGATCGTCCGCACCTTGGGAACGGCCTCGTTCGGCGGAGTGGCCTCGGCGCGCGGTCTGGCCCGGATGTACGCGGCTGCGATCGGTCCCGTGGACGGCACGGCCCCGCTGCTCGAACCGGAGACCCTCGCGACGGTCGGCCAGATCCAGTCCACCGGACGCGATGTGGTCCTCGGCGAACAGAAGGCATTCACCATCGGCTTCCATGCCACCTGCGCGTACTACCCGCAGCTCGGTCAGGGCGCGTTCGGCCACAGCGGCGCGGGCGGCCAACAAGCCTTCGCCGACCCGCGCAACGGCATCGCCTACGGCTACACCCGCCGGCGCACCCCCTTCCCCGCCGCCGCAGGCCCGGAGAACGACCGCCTCATCCGCGCCCTGTACGAGGCCCGCCCCGCGCGGTGACGCACGCGGCGGGCGAGTGGGGTGGCCAACCCGCTCGCGCCCACGGGCGTTTGAACACCCATCAACTCCCCCGTGAGGAGCTGCTGTACAGGGGTCGCGGAAGTCGCGTCTGCCGCGGCACCGGAGGCGCAGTCTGCGCCCGCGGCAGGCGACTTCGCCCTCCCGGCCCGGCCGAGATTCGGATTCGGCCCGCCGCGCCCCGAACAGTAACCGGATAGGTAATCCGAATGCGTGCTA includes the following:
- a CDS encoding CocE/NonD family hydrolase — its product is MTDGTELATNVWRPVTPEPVPVLLVRTPYGKETIGQLGGTSPNLFAMMRAGYAVVFQDCRGTFGSDGIFVPHVHDAADGAEAVSWLAGQEWCNGNVGMWGPSYLGFVQWQAAATGVPALKAIAPAVTSADLYRAPWHSRGGALSLDTTLAWATMMSLNEARRAVVEGREAGLDIPQLAASLADRTLLTEHTPVAEHPLIAKYLPWIADTAIGHASRDEAWAQVAALDAVESITTPALHIGGWYDVFIGETLRAYTEMKARAGSAQARAGQRLIIGPWSHNPSGFLGYFPDRGFGITASTDAALLTGPQIAFFDRWLKGRADALDGGEPVRLFVMGTDQWRDEPDWPLPDTEYTAYYLCGAGPANSSAGAGALAPAEPTEEFVDTYLYDPRRPVPSLGGTMMNMGGYDGPADQRPLHDRDDVLVFVSDVLDEPLEVTGPVTATLFVSSSAPDTDVTAKLVDVHPDGRAIILCEGIQRMRYRNSLAEPEPITPDTVYEIGVDLIATANVFLPGHRIMVEVSSSNFPRYDRNSNTGKVIAQEYLSEMAVAVNRIHRGAEYPSRVILPVIRR
- a CDS encoding CoA transferase gives rise to the protein MIELRLNDNELSPLAALLAQMGLGDAFHGDATLHGTDPVIRSPHRLGEASATAQLAIGAAVSAIWERRTGQIGDVEIDIEHALHYLHPTHFVRQSGHAIDVGAERVAANGLFACADDRYVMLEAGPPYAKLLDGYLNFFDCGNNRAALAREVARWHSEDLEEALTAAGLPCCRAFTREQWLEHPQGRLLQRTPVVEIVKIADTAPVPWTPTAASPLDGLRVLDFTHVLAGPRSARTLAEYGAEVLHISAPQYPDTMAQHLGVDVGKHCAYLDLREPAQLSRMRELAAEADVFTTTWRPDVNDRFGLTPAQLAAGSTHGIVYMSANAYGHQGPWARRPGFDQNGQVASGFAAREGAPGRPRFSPVFYLADLITGYLAAAGMMAALLRRSVEGGSYHVRLSLTRSAMWVQELGLIDEQLLAGVSEKDTHPARTVTFDTAYGAVTNLAPPLAFSNLPLPRAERLVPYGADPALWKPRTG
- a CDS encoding nuclear transport factor 2 family protein — protein: MRHGKAAPMVTEQQVRDWVGGYVRAWTTNSRKDIAALFTARAEYHEWPYETDWFGREAIIDGWLGRAPWQEGGWEFEWSLLTLNGDTAAIEGIGRYTELGTFANLWTVTFDKNAKCTMFRMWNNQV
- a CDS encoding SDR family oxidoreductase; this encodes MSNPSTTVASKVVLITGASSGIGEATARRLAAAGHHVVLGARRTDRLAALAKDIEARGGSTLPHELDVTDQASVRSFVAAAHDRYGRVDVLVNNAGIMPLSRLDALRVDEWNRMIDVNLRGVLHGIAAVLPLMQAQRSGHIVNLSSVSGLRVDPTAAVYSATKHAVRALSEGLRQESRELRVTVISPGLTHSELTWSIGDSVVKDAVREQMGIAIPAAAIGEAILYALSQPADVDVNELVVRPTAQG
- a CDS encoding helix-turn-helix domain-containing protein, with protein sequence MSGNELGEFLLARRSRVSPADAGLPRSRGRRVSGLRREEVAVLAGVSADYYARLEQGRERHPSGQVVDALARALHLDSDACWHAYRLAGLVPSAQGPVSDEERVAPELLRLMDAFPTAVAYVVNRRLDVLASNALADALLSPLTDPRGMVRSLFCDPAARDLFVDWHAVARDTVAALRLAHGHDRHDPRMSALIEGLLAQSEEFAALWNHQDVGRLGSKTKTFRHPQAGQLTLAYQTFEVQDAPGQCLLVGTAEPGSPDARRLALLGSHRAEADESVTVGRR
- a CDS encoding serine hydrolase domain-containing protein; the protein is MDDNVVRGVVADGFESVREEFAAVVAGEDGDYAAQLVAYRHGERVVDLWTGPGITGDSLFGAYSASKGATHLVVASLVQEGVLDLEQKVSHYWPQFAVKGKGDLVLRELLAHRAGLVGAEAGFTVEELADDQHVAERLGAQRPYWRPGAAFGYHALVMGALSGEVVRRATGRSVQELFAERIREPYGVDFHLGLPQEQEPRFLSAQPMAATPERLALLAASASGPNSLSGIAFNRHHPQNPQVWELPNFQIVRTLGTASFGGVASARGLARMYAAAIGPVDGTAPLLEPETLATVGQIQSTGRDVVLGEQKAFTIGFHATCAYYPQLGQGAFGHSGAGGQQAFADPRNGIAYGYTRRRTPFPAAAGPENDRLIRALYEARPAR